In bacterium, a single window of DNA contains:
- the mutL gene encoding DNA mismatch repair endonuclease MutL: MPRIKILPENLANMIAAGEIIDRPASVVKELVENSIDAGSDQIEVHLKRHGKEEIKVIDNGCGMGYHDALLAFERHATSKICEPADLEKIHTLGFRGEALPSIASVAQLTIITREQGTEIGTQVILDGGKLIRVSEIGAPVGTSVCVSSLFKNVPARLKFMKSDSVEFSHIAQILDQEALAHHQISFTFRHNGKTVWHMPKVLTLDERIQQLYGHEIIDHLLKINGEFTTCRVFGLIGEATYTRPNRCGQYTYVNGRFVRNPILLKAISEGYEHVLPRDRYPVCFLFLTISPEHVDVNVHPAKIEVRFSHQQEIFEGIVSLLKERLSTSRTAVPGISITAERYARDETCHSPLPSFPHLSMEESADEKPSSRELPKPLQACEPACLLRQEQELPKPCTEIAGLFPAFSGQSAFRGEEHQRGFQEVIQNSDSRSFLVAEGDFMQINNSFILFETRQGLVIVDQHAAHERVRYEQLQQQFRTKTLHAQQLLVPITFQVPGYLAGPAEGVLPQLHGAGFDLEPFGQNTFVIKAVPVLLAKTDPRDLIQEIFNDLVEVPKNDPEALYDALLMRMACSSAIKANHRLSPEEMRSLIDRLRETSMPFRCPHGRPTTIQLDLKLLEKYFLRG; encoded by the coding sequence ATGCCAAGAATAAAAATTTTGCCGGAAAATCTGGCTAATATGATCGCTGCCGGGGAAATTATCGACCGGCCGGCTTCGGTCGTGAAGGAGCTGGTGGAAAACTCCATCGATGCCGGGAGCGACCAGATAGAAGTACACCTGAAGCGGCATGGCAAAGAGGAAATCAAAGTCATCGATAATGGATGCGGAATGGGATACCATGATGCCCTGCTGGCCTTTGAAAGGCACGCTACCAGCAAGATCTGCGAGCCTGCGGACCTTGAGAAAATCCATACCCTCGGGTTTCGGGGAGAAGCTTTGCCGAGTATTGCCTCCGTAGCTCAATTGACGATTATCACCAGAGAGCAGGGAACTGAAATCGGCACTCAGGTGATTCTCGATGGGGGAAAATTGATCAGGGTTTCCGAGATCGGTGCTCCGGTAGGGACAAGTGTCTGTGTTTCCTCGCTGTTTAAAAATGTCCCTGCCCGGCTGAAGTTTATGAAAAGCGATTCCGTCGAATTCAGCCATATTGCCCAGATTCTGGACCAGGAGGCACTGGCCCACCATCAGATCTCTTTTACCTTCAGGCACAACGGGAAAACCGTCTGGCACATGCCCAAAGTCCTGACCCTGGATGAGCGGATCCAGCAGCTCTATGGTCATGAAATCATCGATCACCTGCTGAAGATCAATGGAGAATTCACAACATGCCGGGTTTTCGGACTTATCGGGGAGGCCACCTATACCAGGCCGAACCGTTGCGGTCAGTATACTTATGTCAATGGCCGGTTTGTCCGGAATCCGATCCTTCTGAAAGCGATTTCCGAGGGTTACGAACACGTTCTGCCCCGCGACCGCTACCCGGTCTGCTTCCTGTTTCTCACGATTTCTCCCGAGCATGTTGATGTCAATGTGCACCCGGCCAAGATCGAAGTCCGGTTTTCCCATCAGCAGGAAATTTTCGAGGGGATAGTCAGTCTCCTGAAAGAGCGGCTGTCAACCTCCCGGACAGCGGTCCCCGGAATCTCGATCACGGCAGAGAGGTATGCTCGGGATGAAACCTGCCATTCCCCCTTGCCATCCTTTCCTCACCTGAGCATGGAGGAATCGGCAGATGAAAAGCCTTCATCGAGGGAACTCCCAAAGCCCCTGCAGGCCTGCGAGCCTGCCTGCCTGCTCCGGCAGGAGCAGGAATTGCCAAAGCCCTGCACCGAAATTGCGGGCCTTTTTCCTGCCTTCTCCGGGCAATCCGCGTTCAGGGGAGAAGAGCACCAGCGCGGTTTTCAGGAAGTCATCCAGAACAGCGACTCCCGGAGTTTCCTTGTTGCGGAAGGTGACTTCATGCAGATCAATAATTCCTTCATCCTGTTTGAAACCAGACAGGGCCTGGTCATCGTGGACCAGCATGCAGCCCATGAGCGGGTCCGGTACGAGCAACTGCAGCAGCAGTTTCGCACCAAAACCCTCCATGCCCAGCAACTGCTGGTTCCGATAACTTTTCAGGTTCCGGGATATCTTGCCGGGCCAGCCGAAGGGGTGCTCCCGCAGCTTCATGGTGCGGGATTTGACCTTGAGCCTTTCGGCCAGAATACGTTCGTCATCAAGGCCGTTCCTGTGCTGCTTGCCAAAACCGATCCCCGGGATCTTATCCAGGAAATCTTCAATGATCTTGTGGAGGTTCCGAAAAACGACCCGGAGGCCCTGTACGATGCCCTGCTGATGCGGATGGCCTGCTCTTCGGCTATCAAAGCCAATCACCGGTTGAGCCCGGAAGAAATGCGAAGTCTGATCGATCGACTGCGGGAAACGTCCATGCCCTTCCGCTGTCCGCACGGCCGGCCAACCACGATTCAACTGGACCTGAAACTCCTGGAGAAATATTTCCTGCGGGGATAA
- a CDS encoding AAA family ATPase, which yields MDYTTLLNLKKEPFSISPDPSFFYYSRDYQECLQQLELSIRLRRGLNIILGDVGTGKTTLSRALIQLFQGYEEFRFHLILDPSFNSEYEFLLSLVKIFNIPVPEEKTSLAFKEAIRTNLLKEGLERKRVIVLIIDETQKMDYPFLELLRDFLNFETNEYKLLQLVLFGQMEFLDKIQGKKNFMDRVNMLYFLKPLSLADTREMIDFRLRKAGYFSRQSLFTQEAYQKIYECSQGYPRKIVNLCHHCLLLMLIRKQQVVDKQIVELVVKSLFPDAVFPEQRKFNLKKLSKLAAPAAALAVLVILGFFGIIRHRSATDTGQEQATSSRKAGPSGLSPVQSPQTGSVPQPGSLHTARARSQAVPSDARSDSNPVGQNDLPPVDEPIRKADNKNFPADHRNLPEDSAPGEIQRAGYQVVVAGKGDFVSRMALKLYGCEKVTDSILASIHKANPHISNLNLIEPGQKVYFPDLTADGGKSEKGSRIYGVQVDSFPTVDQAQGCLNKLSSIGRRIYIERENLSDQRERYSVIVGPFTDLTRAWETMDKLEKKDFNNSRVIVISQD from the coding sequence ATGGATTACACAACCCTCCTTAACCTAAAAAAGGAACCGTTTTCGATTTCACCTGATCCGAGCTTTTTCTACTATTCCAGGGATTACCAGGAATGTCTGCAACAACTTGAATTATCCATCCGGCTGCGCAGGGGATTGAATATCATCCTGGGGGATGTCGGGACCGGCAAGACAACCCTGAGCCGCGCTTTAATTCAGTTGTTTCAGGGATATGAAGAGTTCAGGTTCCATCTGATACTCGATCCTTCATTCAATTCCGAATATGAATTTCTCCTCTCGCTGGTAAAAATTTTCAATATCCCGGTCCCTGAGGAGAAAACCAGCCTGGCTTTCAAGGAAGCCATACGGACCAACCTCCTGAAAGAGGGACTGGAACGCAAGCGGGTCATTGTCCTGATCATCGACGAAACCCAGAAGATGGACTATCCCTTTCTGGAGCTGCTGAGGGATTTTCTGAATTTTGAAACCAATGAATACAAGCTGCTGCAGCTGGTGCTTTTTGGGCAGATGGAATTTCTGGACAAGATTCAGGGGAAGAAAAACTTTATGGACCGGGTCAATATGCTCTATTTTCTCAAACCCCTGAGCCTGGCTGATACCAGGGAAATGATTGATTTCCGCCTTCGGAAGGCGGGATATTTCTCCCGTCAGTCTCTTTTTACCCAGGAGGCCTATCAGAAGATTTACGAGTGCAGCCAGGGATATCCCCGAAAAATCGTCAATCTCTGCCATCATTGCCTGCTGCTCATGCTCATCAGGAAGCAGCAGGTAGTGGATAAGCAGATCGTCGAGCTGGTTGTCAAATCCCTCTTCCCGGACGCCGTATTTCCGGAACAGAGAAAGTTCAACCTTAAAAAGTTGTCAAAATTGGCTGCGCCTGCGGCAGCCCTGGCAGTTCTCGTTATCCTGGGTTTTTTCGGGATTATCCGCCACCGCAGTGCAACCGATACCGGTCAGGAGCAGGCCACTTCCAGCCGAAAGGCAGGACCGAGCGGCCTGTCACCTGTGCAATCCCCGCAAACCGGCTCTGTGCCGCAGCCAGGGTCTCTGCATACTGCCAGAGCCAGGTCTCAGGCAGTTCCATCTGACGCCCGGTCCGATTCCAATCCGGTCGGCCAAAACGATCTTCCACCCGTCGATGAGCCGATAAGAAAAGCAGACAACAAAAATTTCCCCGCTGATCACCGGAACCTGCCGGAGGATAGTGCCCCTGGAGAAATACAAAGGGCAGGATATCAGGTAGTGGTAGCCGGAAAGGGCGATTTTGTCTCCCGGATGGCCCTCAAACTTTACGGGTGTGAGAAAGTGACGGATAGTATCCTGGCATCCATTCACAAGGCCAATCCCCATATCTCAAATTTGAACCTCATCGAACCTGGCCAGAAGGTTTACTTTCCTGATCTCACCGCCGATGGAGGGAAATCGGAAAAAGGCTCCCGTATCTACGGTGTGCAGGTAGATTCCTTCCCGACCGTTGACCAGGCCCAGGGCTGCCTGAATAAACTGTCCTCGATCGGCAGACGCATCTATATCGAGCGGGAGAACCTTTCCGATCAAAGGGAAAGATACTCAGTCATCGTTGGCCCTTTTACTGACCTGACTCGCGCCTGGGAGACGATGGACAAACTGGAGAAAAAGGACTTCAACAACTCCCGGGTGATCGTAATCAGTCAGGATTGA
- the hflK gene encoding FtsH protease activity modulator HflK codes for MSTAKEKNHQVLADDPKLEDEIEEEEEGVSLNYVIFTAIIGLLLLLNWLGIFRTVLGIDTSIILTLIGGYKIFFGALESLFRRKISVDLAIALAAIAALSIRQYLAAAEVIFIMLVGEALESFAVDRTRGAIKKLIDLSPKKARVIREGKEQEIEVEKLTANDHVIVRPGERIPVDGEVLCGRSSVDQSTITGESIPVEKSTGSKVYSGTINQLGSLEIRADKVGEDTVLSRIIHLVEEAQAQKAPIQKVADRYAKFFVPVIILVAAIAYLITRDLVRSVSILIIACPCALVLATPTAIFAGIGRMAREGILVKGGAYLEAMGRVNLIALDKTGTLTQGRPRIVSIISFQGYSEQQVLSLAATADQYSEHLLASIIVEEARKKSLDIGHCDKFQVKPGLGVEAVHQGNTVLVGNRKLLEENGLEFDPAALKVLDEVEHKGQTMILVSCGQKVAGAIAMQDEIRPETVETLRKLKKLGIRLTLLTGDNELVARQIARQAGIDEYAAHLLPDGKVAKIRQWQEEGYTVAMVGDGINDAPSLSTANVGIAMGNIGSDIAIESADMIFMADDLSRLENAVTIGRKTVRTIRQNILFFAVIFNALAVVAASTVAWVTPVVAAVVHQISSLLVVGNSLRLLSGKMKAILSGWASGLAGWWRHLVHDYLHHVWEAHKKPICNAALALVIVLYLASGLTMISPYQRGVVQRFGRKITDNLQPGLHLFFPWPIDKVTKVVRTVERVEVGFRRNKSVVSRVDQKTGQVVTAYEWDIQDRTGEYQKKSDESLVFTGDENFLEMDMVVKYVIRDPSNYLFKIRGFQDTTDLVRFCAQSAIREIVGRKGADNILTVDRSEIEAQVSTLLQRELDSLDAGLLVEGAYLQSVHPPIEVADAFRAVVNAHEEKSMLINLAEGYHNEQLPLARGKGEQNIRMAESYRDEITNRAEGEGQRFVSMCKNYDTFKDVTSVRLYLETVESVLPGMKKFILDEQRSGREELTVFGSKKIETLINNITREFFPRSKQQSLKP; via the coding sequence ATGAGCACAGCTAAGGAGAAGAATCATCAGGTCTTGGCCGATGATCCGAAATTGGAAGACGAGATAGAAGAGGAAGAAGAAGGTGTCTCTCTGAATTATGTTATTTTCACTGCCATTATTGGCTTGTTGCTTTTGCTCAACTGGCTGGGAATTTTTCGAACCGTTCTGGGAATCGACACATCGATCATTCTGACCCTGATCGGCGGGTATAAAATCTTCTTTGGCGCGCTGGAGAGTCTTTTCAGACGGAAGATCTCGGTTGATCTGGCCATTGCTCTGGCTGCGATTGCCGCCCTCTCCATCAGGCAGTATCTGGCTGCCGCTGAAGTTATTTTTATCATGCTGGTGGGAGAAGCCCTTGAATCCTTTGCCGTTGACCGGACCAGGGGGGCTATCAAAAAGCTGATCGATCTTTCGCCGAAAAAGGCCCGGGTGATCAGGGAGGGGAAAGAGCAGGAGATCGAGGTTGAAAAGCTGACTGCCAATGACCATGTCATCGTCAGGCCCGGTGAGAGGATCCCGGTTGACGGTGAGGTTCTCTGCGGACGGTCTTCCGTCGATCAAAGCACGATTACCGGCGAATCCATTCCGGTGGAAAAGAGCACCGGAAGCAAGGTGTATTCCGGAACCATCAATCAACTGGGCTCTCTGGAGATCAGGGCGGACAAGGTCGGTGAGGATACTGTCCTGTCAAGGATCATTCATCTGGTGGAAGAGGCCCAGGCTCAGAAGGCTCCCATTCAGAAGGTGGCCGACCGGTATGCCAAGTTTTTTGTCCCGGTTATTATCCTGGTGGCTGCCATTGCCTACCTTATTACCCGAGATCTGGTGCGGTCGGTTTCCATTTTAATCATCGCCTGCCCCTGCGCTCTGGTCCTGGCTACTCCCACGGCCATTTTTGCCGGTATCGGGCGGATGGCCAGGGAGGGTATCCTCGTCAAGGGCGGGGCCTATCTTGAGGCCATGGGCAGAGTCAATCTGATCGCTCTCGACAAAACCGGAACCCTGACCCAGGGAAGACCCAGAATTGTCAGTATCATTTCCTTTCAAGGGTATTCAGAACAGCAGGTCCTCTCTTTGGCGGCCACGGCGGATCAGTATTCCGAGCACCTTCTGGCCAGCATTATCGTGGAGGAGGCCAGAAAAAAGTCACTCGATATCGGCCACTGTGACAAATTCCAGGTAAAGCCCGGGTTAGGGGTTGAAGCCGTTCACCAGGGGAATACCGTGCTGGTAGGGAACAGAAAACTCCTCGAGGAAAATGGCCTGGAATTCGACCCGGCTGCCCTGAAAGTCCTGGACGAAGTCGAACATAAGGGACAGACCATGATCCTGGTGTCCTGCGGGCAGAAGGTGGCCGGCGCCATCGCCATGCAGGATGAGATCCGGCCCGAAACTGTGGAGACGCTCCGGAAACTGAAAAAACTGGGTATCAGGCTTACCCTCCTGACCGGCGACAACGAGCTGGTAGCCAGGCAGATTGCCCGGCAGGCCGGCATCGATGAATATGCCGCCCATCTTTTGCCTGACGGCAAGGTAGCCAAGATCCGGCAATGGCAGGAGGAAGGATACACCGTGGCTATGGTCGGAGACGGAATCAACGATGCCCCCTCCTTAAGTACGGCCAATGTCGGCATAGCCATGGGCAATATCGGCTCCGATATTGCCATTGAATCCGCAGACATGATTTTTATGGCCGATGACCTGAGCCGCCTTGAAAATGCAGTTACCATCGGCAGAAAAACCGTGAGGACCATCAGGCAGAACATCCTCTTTTTTGCCGTTATCTTCAACGCGCTGGCAGTGGTGGCTGCCTCGACCGTTGCCTGGGTCACTCCAGTGGTGGCAGCCGTTGTCCACCAGATCAGTTCCCTTCTGGTAGTGGGAAATTCGCTGCGGCTTTTATCCGGAAAAATGAAAGCCATTCTGTCGGGCTGGGCGAGCGGGCTGGCGGGATGGTGGCGGCACCTTGTTCATGACTATCTTCACCATGTCTGGGAAGCCCACAAAAAGCCGATATGCAACGCTGCTCTTGCCCTGGTGATCGTGCTCTATCTGGCTTCCGGGCTTACCATGATCTCTCCCTACCAGCGGGGAGTAGTCCAGCGGTTTGGCCGCAAGATCACCGATAATCTGCAACCCGGCCTTCATCTGTTCTTTCCCTGGCCGATCGATAAAGTCACCAAAGTTGTTCGTACCGTCGAGCGGGTCGAGGTCGGATTTCGCCGAAACAAAAGCGTAGTCAGCCGGGTGGATCAGAAAACCGGGCAGGTGGTCACCGCCTATGAATGGGATATTCAGGACCGTACCGGAGAGTATCAGAAGAAGAGTGATGAGTCCCTGGTATTCACCGGAGACGAGAATTTCCTTGAAATGGACATGGTGGTCAAGTACGTGATCAGGGATCCTTCGAATTATCTGTTCAAGATCCGGGGGTTCCAGGACACCACGGACCTGGTGCGGTTTTGCGCCCAGTCAGCCATCCGGGAAATCGTCGGACGAAAAGGGGCCGATAATATCCTGACCGTGGACCGCAGTGAAATCGAAGCCCAGGTTTCCACGCTTCTCCAGCGGGAGCTTGACTCTCTTGACGCAGGCCTTCTGGTCGAGGGAGCGTATTTGCAGAGCGTGCATCCGCCGATTGAGGTGGCCGACGCCTTTCGGGCCGTGGTCAATGCCCATGAGGAAAAGAGCATGCTCATCAATCTGGCTGAAGGCTATCACAACGAGCAACTGCCCCTGGCCCGCGGCAAGGGGGAGCAGAATATCAGAATGGCCGAATCTTACCGTGACGAAATAACCAACCGGGCTGAGGGAGAGGGCCAGCGGTTTGTCAGCATGTGCAAAAACTATGATACCTTTAAAGATGTCACCTCGGTCCGGCTTTACCTTGAGACCGTGGAGAGCGTACTGCCGGGGATGAAAAAATTTATCCTCGACGAGCAGCGCAGTGGCCGCGAGGAATTGACAGTTTTTGGTTCCAAAAAAATTGAGACGCTCATCAATAATATTACCAGGGAATTTTTCCCTCGATCCAAACAGCAGAGTCTGAAGCCGTAA
- the pilO gene encoding type 4a pilus biogenesis protein PilO: MKKVRIFILIFPILLVGLSWLLFSPYITEIREVRQKIRMTRSRIERLRQLSGQAEDMDRKIALFQKNIQHLVRYLPGQGEIDSLLGEVRSKGTDYGLNMLKVDSDYSFWLGEADSSQDGAILCFEPVPVHLQAEGQLPDLCSYLEWLEGLPYFLGIDNVDIIRLEDSSSVFPQVRLTMFFKVMSLSHRGKEAAGRFFRKTDLYQPVHLSPSLIAAQKNLRITALEKDLFSPEGASAEEGEYQQGDGSPSGLEDVVVGEGDSEKAGGDSGAEERNSNPETDSGHRSEEAVTSIRDLDLNGIVSYQGEYIALINNRRLKKGETVIGMEVMWITKDSICLAKGSEKFILRLNQ, from the coding sequence ATGAAAAAAGTACGGATTTTCATTCTTATTTTTCCTATCCTGCTTGTTGGCCTCTCCTGGCTGTTGTTTTCCCCGTATATAACGGAGATCCGTGAGGTCAGGCAAAAAATCCGGATGACCCGCAGCCGGATCGAAAGGCTTCGCCAGCTCAGCGGACAAGCCGAAGACATGGACAGAAAGATTGCCCTGTTTCAGAAAAATATTCAGCATCTTGTTCGCTACCTTCCCGGACAGGGGGAAATTGACAGCCTTCTGGGCGAGGTCAGATCCAAGGGGACAGATTATGGGCTGAATATGCTGAAAGTCGATTCCGATTATTCCTTCTGGCTGGGTGAGGCAGACTCATCCCAGGATGGTGCGATTTTGTGCTTTGAGCCTGTGCCGGTTCACCTTCAGGCGGAAGGGCAGCTTCCTGACCTGTGCAGCTATCTTGAGTGGCTGGAAGGATTACCCTATTTTCTGGGTATCGACAATGTGGACATTATCAGGCTGGAGGATAGCTCTTCGGTGTTTCCTCAGGTGCGGCTGACTATGTTTTTCAAGGTGATGAGCCTGTCACACCGGGGGAAGGAAGCGGCTGGCCGTTTTTTCAGGAAAACTGATCTCTACCAGCCTGTTCATCTTTCTCCCTCCTTGATAGCTGCTCAGAAGAACCTGCGGATTACCGCCCTGGAAAAAGACCTCTTTTCACCTGAGGGAGCCAGTGCTGAAGAAGGAGAGTATCAGCAGGGTGACGGGTCGCCATCGGGATTGGAGGATGTTGTGGTAGGGGAGGGGGACTCGGAGAAAGCAGGAGGAGACAGCGGCGCAGAAGAAAGGAACAGTAACCCCGAAACGGACAGCGGCCATCGGAGTGAGGAAGCCGTGACCTCGATAAGGGATCTTGACCTGAACGGCATCGTGAGCTATCAGGGGGAATATATCGCCCTGATCAATAATCGAAGGTTGAAAAAAGGGGAAACTGTAATCGGAATGGAGGTGATGTGGATTACCAAAGACAGCATCTGCTTGGCAAAAGGCAGTGAGAAATTTATCCTGCGCTTGAATCAATAA
- the miaA gene encoding tRNA (adenosine(37)-N6)-dimethylallyltransferase MiaA has product MESPNLKIVPKPPLAVILGPTAVGKTRLAINLAQAGNMEIISADALQIYREMDIGTAKPSAFERSLVPHHMIDIVSPAEHYNAGRYEREAGEAIRKVLQSGKIPLLVGGCGLYLKAVLHGIFQGPENDPVLREQLRQEAQMRGEYYLHERLREIDPETARKLHHRDQPRLIRAIEVYLKTGIPLSVLQKRHSFPESRYRTKIIGLFRDRHDLYTRIETRIDQMIAAGLVAEVQGLLDAGYSEHSTALQGLGYKQIVAALKGQYSCEEAVRLLKRDTRHYAKRQFTWFRQVEDVHWIDLGTYPEEQAVRKMKKVLADLG; this is encoded by the coding sequence TTGGAAAGTCCAAATTTGAAGATCGTCCCCAAACCCCCTCTGGCCGTCATCCTGGGTCCAACCGCCGTTGGCAAAACCCGTCTGGCCATCAATCTGGCGCAGGCAGGGAATATGGAAATCATCAGTGCCGATGCCTTGCAGATCTACCGGGAAATGGATATCGGCACAGCCAAACCATCTGCCTTTGAGCGCTCACTGGTGCCTCATCATATGATCGATATTGTATCTCCGGCTGAGCACTACAATGCCGGAAGGTATGAGCGGGAGGCGGGTGAGGCGATCAGGAAGGTCCTGCAATCGGGGAAAATCCCTCTGCTTGTCGGCGGCTGCGGGCTGTATCTCAAGGCTGTTCTCCACGGTATCTTCCAGGGACCTGAGAATGATCCTGTCCTGCGGGAGCAGCTTCGGCAGGAAGCCCAAATGCGGGGAGAGTATTACCTGCACGAGAGGCTCAGGGAAATCGACCCGGAAACTGCCCGCAAGCTTCACCACCGGGATCAGCCACGGCTGATCCGGGCCATTGAGGTTTATCTGAAGACCGGCATCCCCCTGTCCGTGCTCCAGAAGAGGCATTCCTTTCCGGAGAGCCGCTACCGGACGAAAATTATCGGCCTGTTCCGGGACCGCCATGACCTCTACACCCGGATCGAAACCAGAATCGACCAGATGATTGCAGCGGGCCTGGTAGCCGAAGTACAGGGGCTGCTCGATGCAGGCTATTCCGAGCATTCAACCGCTCTCCAGGGACTCGGATACAAGCAGATCGTGGCTGCCCTGAAAGGCCAATACTCGTGTGAAGAGGCTGTTCGCCTGCTGAAAAGAGACACCCGCCATTATGCCAAACGGCAGTTTACCTGGTTTCGTCAGGTAGAAGATGTCCACTGGATTGACCTTGGCACCTATCCCGAAGAGCAGGCTGTCCGGAAAATGAAAAAGGTGCTGGCAGATCTCGGTTAA
- a CDS encoding Ppx/GppA phosphatase family protein: MIHAAIDLGTNAIRFMVAEELNRGQIRVLHRERMVVRLGEGFGREKKILPQSLRRAVEAVKRFSAEAASLGAEKVRLAGTSVFREAENRESACRVLHQETGIPVQVISGEMEAGLASYGVIRTLGLQPENLIITDIGGGSSEVIHFPPADGYPSFFSLPLGAVWLTEKFLIHDPPAACEWEEMVRYCRSIIEQSLPSIFTDSLTSFIGTGGTATTLAAIEQRACSYDPDRINSFAIPLASLEELAAGLRSVPVHERGKVCGLEKGREDIILAGAAILLTLMRTLNITRLTVSDAGLLEGIIWHEISPSPFVEVFP; encoded by the coding sequence ATGATTCATGCTGCGATTGACCTTGGGACCAATGCCATCCGGTTCATGGTTGCCGAGGAACTAAACCGCGGGCAAATCCGCGTGCTGCACCGGGAGCGGATGGTTGTCCGGTTGGGGGAGGGATTTGGCAGGGAGAAAAAAATCCTGCCCCAGAGCCTCCGGCGGGCTGTCGAAGCGGTGAAGAGGTTTTCGGCTGAGGCGGCAAGTTTGGGGGCTGAAAAGGTTCGCCTCGCAGGGACCAGTGTCTTTCGGGAAGCCGAGAACCGGGAATCCGCCTGCAGGGTACTGCATCAGGAAACCGGCATTCCAGTGCAGGTCATTTCCGGGGAGATGGAGGCTGGCCTGGCCTCGTACGGGGTTATCAGGACTCTCGGCCTCCAGCCGGAAAATCTGATCATTACCGACATCGGCGGAGGAAGCAGTGAAGTCATTCACTTTCCTCCTGCTGACGGCTATCCTTCTTTTTTCAGCCTTCCCCTGGGTGCTGTCTGGCTTACCGAGAAATTCCTGATTCATGATCCTCCTGCGGCCTGCGAATGGGAAGAGATGGTCAGATATTGCCGGAGCATTATTGAGCAGAGTCTTCCGTCGATTTTTACCGATTCCCTGACCAGTTTTATCGGGACCGGAGGTACGGCTACCACCCTGGCCGCCATCGAGCAAAGAGCGTGCAGCTATGATCCTGACCGGATCAATAGCTTTGCCATTCCTTTAGCCAGCCTTGAAGAGCTGGCTGCCGGTCTTCGCTCTGTGCCTGTCCATGAGCGGGGGAAGGTTTGCGGGCTGGAGAAGGGCAGGGAGGATATTATCCTGGCTGGTGCGGCCATACTGCTGACTCTGATGAGAACCCTGAATATTACCCGCTTAACGGTCAGTGACGCGGGGCTGCTTGAAGGCATCATCTGGCATGAAATCAGCCCTTCTCCCTTTGTGGAAGTCTTCCCGTAA
- a CDS encoding O-acetyl-ADP-ribose deacetylase, which yields MKSFTINRTTVIWKVGDITEESVDAIVNAANSGLRGGGGVDGAIHRAGGPKIMEECRKIGGCPAGEAVITTGGNLPARSVIHTVGPIYVTGKKGEPQILHNAYLNSLRLASQHNLRTIAFPSISTGVYGYPIEKASRIALETCLDYLKDHQDDFDSITFVLFSQRDYEAYEKALQELYPEEFSQAREEGT from the coding sequence ATGAAAAGCTTTACCATCAACAGGACAACCGTAATATGGAAAGTTGGGGATATCACCGAAGAATCAGTAGATGCCATTGTTAATGCCGCTAATTCCGGCCTGCGGGGAGGAGGGGGCGTAGACGGGGCCATTCATCGGGCAGGCGGCCCCAAAATCATGGAAGAATGCCGGAAAATCGGCGGATGCCCTGCCGGTGAGGCAGTCATCACCACAGGAGGCAATCTGCCTGCCCGCTCTGTTATCCATACCGTAGGGCCAATCTATGTCACCGGAAAAAAGGGAGAGCCGCAAATCCTGCACAATGCCTATCTGAACAGCCTGCGGCTGGCTTCACAGCATAATCTTCGAACCATCGCCTTCCCCTCGATCAGTACCGGCGTTTACGGCTATCCGATCGAGAAAGCATCCCGAATCGCTCTTGAGACCTGCCTCGACTACCTCAAAGATCATCAGGATGACTTTGATTCGATTACCTTTGTGCTCTTCAGCCAGAGAGATTACGAGGCTTATGAAAAGGCCCTTCAGGAGCTGTACCCGGAGGAATTTTCCCAGGCACGGGAAGAAGGCACGTGA
- the tsaB gene encoding tRNA (adenosine(37)-N6)-threonylcarbamoyltransferase complex dimerization subunit type 1 TsaB codes for MIILGIETATRTGSIALVSEDEVLAEYLISGIKSHAEQLLRGIDQVLTDTGRSLAECAGIAVSIGPGSFTGLRIGVSTAKALAFAAGKPIVGVPTLEALAANLPFTSCSICPLLDARKKEVYTALYQWTEGELQVLVPERAVSPLDMINQLDRSRRTIFIGNGSRLYERLIREEFGKEAEFSPQSHNCPRASIVASLGLKRLTLQQSDRAETLVPTYLRPSDAEIHWSHKHNSRNLPT; via the coding sequence ATGATTATTTTAGGCATAGAAACCGCCACCAGGACCGGCAGCATTGCCCTGGTGAGCGAAGATGAAGTTCTGGCTGAATATCTGATAAGCGGTATCAAAAGCCATGCCGAGCAGTTATTGAGAGGAATTGACCAAGTTTTGACTGATACGGGAAGATCGCTGGCCGAGTGCGCAGGAATAGCTGTGTCTATCGGACCCGGCTCATTCACCGGCCTTCGGATCGGAGTGAGCACCGCCAAGGCCCTGGCTTTTGCAGCCGGAAAGCCCATTGTGGGTGTTCCGACCCTGGAAGCCCTGGCCGCTAACCTTCCTTTTACTTCGTGTTCTATCTGTCCTCTGCTCGATGCCAGAAAAAAAGAGGTTTATACAGCCCTCTATCAATGGACTGAGGGGGAATTACAGGTACTTGTTCCGGAGAGAGCAGTTTCTCCGCTGGATATGATTAATCAGTTGGACCGATCGCGCAGGACAATTTTTATCGGAAACGGCTCAAGACTCTATGAGAGACTGATTCGAGAAGAATTCGGCAAGGAAGCCGAATTTTCTCCCCAATCCCATAATTGCCCCAGGGCATCGATCGTCGCCAGCCTGGGATTGAAACGTTTGACCCTTCAGCAATCCGACCGGGCCGAAACCCTGGTTCCAACCTATCTGCGGCCTTCGGATGCGGAAATACACTGGTCACACAAGCATAATAGCCGGAATTTGCCAACCTGA